The region CAGGCGGTGCTCACCCAGCTCGTAGAGGTCGCCTGGTTGGGTAATGGGATCGACAGGCGGCGCGGGCACGGTGTTCGAATCGTCCTCCTGCGTGTCGAGACGGTCGAGGATGTCATCGAGGGAATCTTCGTCGAAGCCGGTCAGATCGAGGTCGATCTTTCCATCGAGGTCCTGAAGGAGTTTCTTGAGGGCGTCCTCATCCGTCTCGGAAAGTTCGGCCAGGCGGTTGTCCGCCACGAGCACGGCCATCTCGTCGGCTTCGGTGGCGAAGTTCTGGTAGTCCACTGGCACAAGCGCGACGCCGAGCTTCTTCGCCGCCATCAAGCGTCCGTGCCCCGCGACGATCATCCCGCTGCGCTTCGAGATGACGATGGGATGCCGCCAGCCCAGATACCGGATGTTCTTCGCGAGCAGGTCGATCTGCGCGTCCGGGTGCTGGTTCGGGTTGCGCGGGTTGGGCTTTAGTTCGGTGGTCGGCACCAGTTCCTCGAACTGGC is a window of Opitutaceae bacterium DNA encoding:
- a CDS encoding ParB N-terminal domain-containing protein gives rise to the protein MSETATETPETPKAKAIAAGVEVWCQFEELVPTTELKPNPRNPNQHPDAQIDLLAKNIRYLGWRHPIVISKRSGMIVAGHGRLMAAKKLGVALVPVDYQNFATEADEMAVLVADNRLAELSETDEDALKKLLQDLDGKIDLDLTGFDEDSLDDILDRLDTQEDDSNTVPAPPVDPITQPGDLYELGEHRLLCGDSTSAEDVIRLMKGEKAILFATDPPYLVGYDGTNHPGTKPKTN